A stretch of Phoenix dactylifera cultivar Barhee BC4 unplaced genomic scaffold, palm_55x_up_171113_PBpolish2nd_filt_p 000074F, whole genome shotgun sequence DNA encodes these proteins:
- the LOC120104673 gene encoding COMM domain-containing protein 9-like produces MQLLVCLRMLIRRCVYENITKDEIQKLFPQEVLPELQRLLTLLLQKFQREWRGDVLKDQVSLPRLKAMTWNMANQNQDSTEHAAIINLKLQGDTQSLSGETEVKFQLAKDTLETMLKSMYFIRDQLSNVGDASNGHGQAQETVNT; encoded by the exons ATGCAGCTTTTGGTATGCCTCCGCATGTTGATACGCAGGTGCGTCTATGAAAATATTACCAAGGACGAGATTCAGAAGTTGTTCCCACAAGAGGTCTTACCTGAATTGCAAAGGTTGCTCACATTGCTGTTGCAGAAGTTTCAAAGAGAATGGCGAGGAGATGTTCTTAAGGATCAg GTTTCTTTACCCCGTTTAAAGGCAATGACATGGAATATGGCAAATCAAAATCAAGATTCCACTGAGCATGCTGCTATTATTAATCTGAAG CTTCAAGGTGATACTCAATCTCTATCAGGAGAAACAGAAGTTAAATTCCAGTTAGCAAAGGACACTCTGGAAACAATGTTGAAGTCCATGTACTTTATAAGAGACCAGTTGTCAAATGTG GGTGATGCCTCTAATGGACATGGACAAGCACAGGAAACTGTTAACACGTAA